The following proteins are co-located in the Besnoitia besnoiti strain Bb-Ger1 chromosome Unknown contig00007, whole genome shotgun sequence genome:
- a CDS encoding DnaJ domain-containing protein (encoded by transcript BESB_074390) codes for MHYTPPRCYYEVLGVAKTATADEIKKSYRKLAIRWHPDKNIDKKEEATARFKEISEAYEVLSDPEKRRRYDLSDSFNVNGPRMRRTASRHSAAQAEAEAAAAAAEFERFHRNFHFADAQRIFEMAFGPGGPFGDDLFRSVSQDFGLGAFGPHRGSRSAGFGSQLHRAHGSASGGPFGRDPFADFFGGDPFGGSFMHSFSGMGGPFGSTHMGRSSFVSSSSSSRTGAGGVSRSTSTSTRIVNGRRVTVTEEVVTEPDGTVHRSVTQEEDDGTGHVRRVQLPSSSHSHRSIVYH; via the exons ATGCATTACACGCCTCCTCGTTGTTACTATGAGGTCTTGGGCGTCGCCAAAACCGCGACAGCCGATGAGATTAAGAAGAGCTACAGGAAACTGGCAATAAGATGGCATCCAG ACAAGAATATCGACaaaaaggaggaagcgacggcgcgcttcAAGGAGATTTCCGAGGCCTACGAGGTCCTCTCAGATCCTGAAAAGCGCCGCAGATATGACC TCTCCGACAGCTTCAACGTGAACGGGCCTCGGATGCGGCGGACAGCGAGCAGGCACTCTGCCGCCCaagccgaggcggaggctgccgcggccgccgcagagttCGAGCGCTTCCACCGGAATTTCCACTTTGCAGACGCTCAGCGAATCTTCGAGATGGCCTTCGGCCCCGG GGGCCCGTTTGGCGACGACCTGTTCCGCTCAGTCAGCCAAGATTTCgggctcggcgccttcggcccGCATCGCGGGAGCCGTTCTGCCGGATTTGGCAGCCAGC TCCACCGAGCCCACGGAAGCGCCTCCGGAGGCCCGTTTGGCAGAGACCCCTTCGCCGATTTCTTCGGCGGAGATCCGTTTGGCG GGAGCTTCATGCATTCCTTTTCCGGCATGGGAGGCCCCTTTGGCTCGACGCACATGGGCAGGAGTTCATTCGTTTCTTCGAGTAGCTCCTCCCGAActggcgctggaggcgtcAGCCGCTCAACTTCCACTTCAACTCGCATCGTCAATGGTCGCAGGGTGACGGTCACGGAAGAGGTTGTAACGGAGCCAGACG GAACCGTCCATCGCTCCGTGACtcaggaggaagacgacggcacGGGGCATGTGCGGCGGGTGCAGCTGCCGTCGTCCAGCCACAGCCACCGGTCCATAGTCTATCACTAG
- a CDS encoding ribosomal protein RPL6 (encoded by transcript BESB_074380), translating to MAPKAAVAQKRLRARKTKSQLYKAPGGAAKRMAKLRSSITPGTVLILLSGGHRGKRVVFLKQLSPSGLLLVTGPFKVNGVPLRRVNQRYVIATSTKVDISGVNLSSIKDEQFGASKKAKFAERKARKKQDEGMFVQQADGKTKQALPAEMKQLQDSVDKALLASLSKDKLLTQYLKTRFTLRDTMRPHEMKF from the coding sequence ATGGCTCCGAAGGCTGCTGTGGCACAGAAGAGGCTGCGAGCCCGCAAGACGAAGAGCCAGCTTTACAAAGCTCCTGGCGGGGCGGCGAAAAGAATGGCGAAGCTCCGATCGTCCATCACCCCGGGAACCGTCTTGATTCTCCTTTCCGGAGGACACCGTGGCAAGCGTGTGGTCTTTTTGAAGCAACTCTCCCCGTCTGGACTGTTGCTGGTCACCGGTCCCTTCAAGGTGAACGGTGTCCCGTTGCGCCGTGTCAACCAGCGTTACGTCATTGCCACCAGCACCAAGGTCGATATCTCGGGTGTGAACCTCTCCAGCATCAAGGACGAGCAGTTCGGCGCCTCCAAGAAGGCGAAATTCGCGGAGCGCaaggcgagaaagaagcAGGATGAGGGAATGTTCGTGCAGCAGGCTGATGGCAAGACCAAGCAGGCTCTGCCCGCAGAGATGAAGCAGCTTCAGGACTCTGTCGACAAGGCACTGCTGGCTTCCCTTAGCAAGGACAAGTTGCTTACGCAATACCTGAAGACCCGCTTCACTCTTCGTGACACCATGCGTCCCCATGAGATGAAATTCTAA
- a CDS encoding uncharacterized protein (encoded by transcript BESB_074370), whose translation MVQAPLKKKKSGAGGAHTARKNKPQKPIAVEKNRKLAHMLRNKKKAVGVTQIEESLSGIARSNMEEVKMLGGGDSSNAKKSRPKKV comes from the exons ATGGTTCAGGCACCGCTCAAGAAGAAGAAatctggcgccggcggcgcccatACGGCACGGAAGAACAAGCCCCAGAAACCCATCGCAGTTGAGAAGAACCGCAAGCTGGCGCACATGCTGCGGAAC AAAAAGAAAGCTGTTGGGGTGACTCAGATTGAGGAGTCTCTGTCGGGTATCGCCAGGAGCAACATGGAGGAAGTGAAGATGTTGGGTGGCGGTGATAGTTCGAACGCCAAGAAATCTCGCCCGAAGAAGGTTTGA
- a CDS encoding uncharacterized protein (encoded by transcript BESB_074350) — MSPPFAVDDRGRGASRNSGPTSSLAGFAPPSFSASSSASYPSSSGSSLGSSMSSNPHCPLPAPSVLFGRHSRFSSALRFDRSSLNGAAGLAGGDGGRSRVAPGVSPTQQHACMYVSLQRKGLRDSDIRDFVQWLSASLQQQLRQLSVGRGEPLLPGGAGGAAPGVSASAPAVSGGAVPGAGGLSKGDRGAGDTEGNDKGGEGAAAAGVASEPVSPFLFTCCLDVSENFITADGLSHLLGFFQAHPSSFRLTKLKLYKNRLGDAGARVLAAYIQSSPLLSSASQSTASGPSTSSSSLRATRSVGIATASRQGKLGAGGGAPSAPLLPPPALEELHLSHCDITAKGCLCLLDAVAAVADDKGRYLYPRYDAMRRSLVPLWLRLEYNHIQDPLSLLKQWTANLKDKRPAPAGSGAPATACGGIFLSFACFAEKLPLSSGGGRSGAAAGVASGSGDGSGAYFHCTPARCCRATATFAPIFHVYMITHQSNGSAPSSNPAAGAAASALASGGNGVAEGSAAAGGKQAGGGGGGPAAALPALIGAHPSAAHLPPRATAGDAHGLQQGRRRSLGGGQGAAPPSAASTAPQGGGSSGGGATGSSQQTSRRGSSGGKKQSQVQQRGRARSSSGGKDARAGVPGAPGSSKLHACRDSSGEGRKGSAAAAWDGGRGEGEEDTDREREAKGGQGPGSCHAPSTGGAKRADAEAEERRDSARAAARRDRRDVSRSSSQKGGDPNGERLASQRAFLEKEKARGSGGGREASPLGLGVEIDKAEVGRCLPLYIFLDASAVLQMAELKDSGAGSCRSSSLFLSFPSLKTLCKENLIVHRGRNTVSATSGGGYGPTSGAGGAFPDSPESDLTLLLVVDAVQQELLGMSRGSFLDSSESSSLGGASGGGRQGIDALEQLHSLATDFCLVEYVGCVQRPQPTPPAAAWARLDELSRQGSGGARRGGGDEGQGDVAGRPGADLDGQRRGRQSGRRGGREASERSEDGRDRSANVSFLLEEDDREEGNDFACLTPNEVMAGQRDAKLSVHTLKTIDYALLWKAHLEEVCLHVDPERDTSDLMFFVTANPSVDAYIRQVAPRGRAKDAGRGGMPSLDKAEGGASHVFLPCILLQDFSLAVESHIESRDFAVRRPPTGLNEDGSAWRPPPLTAADFRLAGMSSLRKETESRRLDYLPPRGASRPAPFGDRGSDGLPASFLGSQRAAGGGPLNECEVGCERSPCVGFPPLSDRTRERRHSNVDPGGEEGMRDGGSVRRGASGGEARRQAGVSSPRLGGGFMSLDESGGLSRHGRGGEDDAYPTFLPPLIGTGFTNEAFLRDSSGSGERLLADTVFGTSLSAPHASASAANRTCGGPMGGGRGSSGSLSSPPPALAALLNSGRRSTAGGVLLGESGAAPDAEGGPFAGSRHGLCNKVMTVAELEEMQLKMRRQQAEAEAAASLDRFVGGPGARGALGRGVEEDNSRSAAGGSEGTQKSPFLLASGGAGGHASTPPDENASGLFGVVPQNLGHGRTEATGGRGGNGSFDAGDSAGSLAAMLPLLHRTGRGGAMDRGLGEESSAGAEEEFLLRQCGSGGSREELLQPHGRHANTRMSGAGLTEVEIKCELIDAIAIVQELSSRVRLLCENSGGHGGGSHGSGAGGGAGDALMKEDLLRRAQDCVTRWRQLLLVANKRQQLQEQAEQQHMLPVGRGADQLSLAPDWQLAASSGAPAHGGLGGGMGPGPASGRGDRSASEGTQQGLPSEAGAGGGGPAVVLPPLQMQQQPHPQHRGAPPSLPPSRCWVSTGNTDVAGHHASPSLHHPWRGQPDLAGPPSLFSQQSHPWGSGGEASNVRGTGGGGRGPNGAAQGEDPRMMGLHPSLQPWRPGGDRGCGSERSGTEDDGALQQGGPHPSALPRSLLPLQRPGPGMQGGIPPGVAGAGPGGSGPAGGCPPGPGGAGGPRGL; from the exons ATGAGTCCTCCTTTTGCGGTGGATGATCGCGGGCGGGGCGCTTCTCGGAACTCGGGGCCGActtcgtctctcgcgggATTCGCTCCGCCGAGtttttctgcctcgtcgtcggcgtcctaTCCGTCCTCCTCTGGTTCCTCTCTCGGCTCGTCAATGTCTTCAAATCCCCACTGTCCCCTTCCGGCGCCGTCGGTGCTCTTTGGACGCCACAGTCGGTTCAGCTCGGCGCTTCGGTTCGACCGAAGCAGCCTGAACGGGGCGGCAGGTTTggcgggcggagacggcggccgaAGTCGCGTGGCGCCGGGAGTGTCGCCGACGCAGCAACATGCTTGCATGTACGTGAGTCTACAGCGCAAGGGCCTGAGAGACTCCGACATTCGGGACTTTGTACAGTGGCTGTCCGCGTCTTTACAACAGCAATTACGACAGCTGTCTGttgggcgcggcgagccgcttctgccaggcggcgcgggaggagcAGCTCCAGGTGTCTCGGCGTCGGCCCCTGcggtctccggcggcgccgtgccTGGGGCGGGGGGCCTCTCCAAGGGAGATCGGGGCGCAGGGGACACTGAGGGAAATGAtaagggcggcgagggagcagccgccgctggggTTGCGTCCGAGCCGGTATCGCCCTTCCTCTTTACTTGTTGTTTAGATGTCTCTGAGAACTTCATCACTGCTGACGGCTTGTCGCATCTTCTCGGCTTCTTCCAAGCCCATCCCTCTTCATTTCGTCTCACCAAATTAAAGCTGTACAAGAACCGCCTCGGTGATGCAGGTgctcgcgtcctcgctgcctACATTCAGTCTTCGCCGCTTctttcgtctgcctcgcagtCCACTGCGTCTGGGCCTTCTAcatcgtcttcttctcttcgcgcgaCTCGGAGCGTCGGCATTGCCACCGCCTCTCGGCAGGGCAAGCTAGGGGCAGGGGGCggggcgccgtctgcgccgctcctccCGCCACCAGCTCTGGAAGAACTGCACTTGTCTCACTGCGATATAACGGCGAAAgggtgtctctgtctcctggacgcggtcgccgcggtgGCGGACGACAAGGGCCGGTACCTCTACCCGCGATACGACGCCATGCGTCGCTCGCTCGTCCCGCTGTGGCTCCGTCTCGAGTATAATCACATCCAAGACCCGCTGAGTCTGCTCAAACAGTGGACGGCAAACCTGAAGGACAAGCGCCCTGCGCCCGCTGGgtccggcgcgccggcgaccgcgtgtGGGGGGATCTTCCTCTCGTTTGCGTGCTTCGCCGAGAAACTGCCCTTGTCTTCTGGCGGCGGGAGGtcaggcgcggccgcaggggtGGCCTCGGGAAGCGGAGATGGCTCAGGCGCCTACTTCCACTGCACACCGGCGCGCTGTTGCCGCGCGACGGCTACCTTCGCGCCCATCTTCCACGTGTACATGATCACGCATCAGAGCAATGGGTCGGCGCCAAGCTCGAACCctgcggctggcgcagctgcctctgcgctcgcgtcggGAGGGaacggcgtcgcggagggctccgcggcggcgggagggaaacaggcaggaggcgggggcggcggcccagctgctgcgcttccGGCTCTCATCGGCGCGCACCCGAGTGCGGCTCAtctcccgccgcgggcgactgcTGGGGACGCCCACGGCTTACAACAAGGAAGGAGACGCTCGCTCGGCGGAGGTCAAggtgccgcgccgccttccgcggcgagcaCGGCTCCCCAGGGGGGGGGCTctagcggcggcggcgccactgGGTCATCGCAGCAGACGAGTCGCCGAGGGAGCAGCGGAGGGAAAAAGCAGAGCCaggtgcagcagcgcggcaggGCGCGGAGTAGCAGCGGAGGAAAGGACGCACGGGCGGGTGTGCCGGGCGCTCCAGGTTCTTCAAAgctgcacgcatgcagagacagcagcggcgaaggaaGGAAGGGgtcggccgcggctgcgtgggACGGGGGGcgtggcgaaggcgaggaagacacagacagagaaagagaggccAAGGGGGGACAAGGTCCGGGCTCGTGCCACGCGCCCTCTACGGGCGGGGCGAAGCGAGCGGATGCAGAAGCCGAGGAACGGCGAGACAGTGcaagggcagcggcgcgtcgcgacCGGCGGGACGTGTCGCGCTCGTCCTCCCAGAAGGGGGGCGACCCGAATGGGGAGAGGCTAGCTTCTCAGAGGGCGTTTctcgagaaagagaaggcgcgcggatctggaggaggcagagaggcttCCCCGCTTGGTCTTGGAGTGGAAATTGACAAGGCGGAAGTCgggcgctgcctgcctctgtACATATTTTTGGATGCGTCTGCAGTGCTGCAGATGGCTGAGCTGAAGGACAGTGGGGCTGGCTCGTgtcgctcttcgtctctctttttATCATTTCCGTCTCTGAAGACGCTCTGCAAAGAAAACCTCATCGTTCACCGGGGACGCAACACTGTGTCTGCCACCTCGGGCGGCGGCTACGGCCCGACTtcgggcgcgggaggcgcgttCCCGGATTCCCCAGAGAGTGATTTGACGCTCTTGCTTGTCGTGGACGCTGTGCAGCAGGAGCTGCTGGGGATGTCACGAGGCAGTTTCCTCGATTCCTCCGAAAGTTCGTCGCTGGGAGGCGCTTCGGGCGGTGGACGGCAGGGAATCGACGCGCTCGAGCAGCTTCACAGCCTCGCTACAGATTTTTGTCTGGTGGAGTACGTGGGGTGTGTGCAGCGACCCCAGCCGACGCCTCCCGCAGCGGCGTGGGCGCGCCTCGACGAACTGAGTCGACAGGGCAGCGGGGGAgcccgcagaggagggggagacgAAGGTCAGGGAGACGTGGCGGGAAGACCAGGCGCGGACCTCGATggacagagaagaggcagacaaaGCGGCCGGCGTGGGGGGAGAGAAGCGTCTGAGCGGAGTGAGGacggcagagacagaagcgcAAACGTGAGCTTCCTCCTGGAGGAGGATGACCGGGAAGAAGGGAACGATTTTGCGTGCCTCACTCCCAACGAAGTCATGGCGGGACAACGCGACGCAAAGCTCTCCGTCCACACCCTGAAGACGATCGACTACGCTCTTCTCTGGAAAGCGCATCTCGAAGAAGTGTGTCTTCACGTGGATCCTGAGCGCGATACCTCGGACCTCATGTTCTTCGTCACCGCGAATCCGTCTGTCGATGCTTATATTCGCCAGGTGGCGCCACGTGGCCGTGCAAAGGACgcaggaagaggagggaTGCCCTCTCTTGACAAAGCAGAAGGGGGCGCCTCGCATGTTTTCTTGCCTTGTATCCTTCTGCAAGATTTCAGTCTCGCGGTTGAGAGCCACATCGAGTCGCGAGACTTTGCAGTGAGGAGACCGCCAACGGGTCTGAACGAAGACGGCAGTGCgtggcgtccgccgcctctgacTGCCGCCGATTTCCGACTCGCCGGAATGTCCAGCCTTCGGAAGGAAACAGAGAGCCGACGACTCGACTacctccctccgcgcggggCGAGTCGTCCGGCGCCTTTCGGGGACCGGGGGAGCGACGGACTCCCAGCGTCCTTCTTGGGCTCGCAgcgcgctgcgggcggcgggccGCTCAACGAGTGCGAAGTCGGCTGCGAACGGTCGCCCTGTGTTGGCTTTCCCCCGCTTTCGGATCGAACTagggagagaagacacaGCAACGTGGACccggggggagaggaaggcatGCGGGACGGGGGGTctgtgcggcgaggcgcgtcaggaggcgaggcgaggcgtcAGGCGGGCGTGTCCTCGCCGAGACTGGGCGGCGGCTTCATGTCGCTGGACGAGAGCGGTGGCCTCTCGCGCCAcgggcggggcggagagGATGACGCGTACCCGACGTTCCTTCCGCCCCTCATTGGAACGGGCTTCACCAATGAAGCCTTCCTGCGGGACAGCAGtggcagcggagagcggctgctggcAGACACCGTCTTTGGAACGtccctctcggcgccgcacgcgtccgcgagcgcggcgaatcGAACGTGTGGCGGCCCTATGGGTGGAGGGCGGGGAAGCTCCGGCTCGCTGTCCAGCCCTCCGCCAGCTCTTGCGGCGCTTCTCAACTCGGGCCGACGCAGTACGGCAGGCGGCGTTCTCCTCGGCgagtcgggcgccgcgcccgacgccgagggGGGCCCCTTTGCTGGATCTCGACACGGCCTCTGCAACAAAGTCATGACTGTGGCGGAGCTGGAGGAAATGCAGCTCAAGAtgcggcgccagcaggcagaggctgaggccgccgcgagcttgGACCGCTTTGTGGGAGggcccggcgcgcgaggagctctcggccgcggcgtcgaagAAGAcaacagccgcagcgccgcgggagggTCAGAAGGCACCCAGAAGTCGCCTTTCTTGCTGGCCTCTGGGGGCGCGGGAGGGcacgcctccacgccgccggATGAGAACGCGAGCGGACTTTTCGGAGTTGTGCCTCAGAACTTGGGACACGGCAGGACGGAGGCGACcggggggcgaggaggcaaCGGCTCTTTCGACGCGGGCGATTCAGCGGGGTCTCTTGCTGCGATGCTCCCGCTGCTCCACCGAACTGGAAGGGGCGGCGCAATGGACAGAGGCCTcggcgaagagagcagcgcaggcgctgagGAAGAATTCCTACTGAGAcagtgcggcagcggcggcagtcgAGAGGAACTCCTCCAGCCACACGGAAGACACGCGAACACGCGCATGTCGGGCGCGGGCCTGACCGAAGTGGAGATCAA GTGCGAACTGATTGACGCCATTGCGATTGTACAGGAGCTGTCgagccgcgtgcgtctcctctgtgaAAACAGCGGGGGCCACGGCGGGGGGTCGCACGGAAGTggcgcagggggcggcgcgggagatGCGCTTATGAAAGAAGACCTCCTCCGCCGAGCGCAGGACTGCGTGACGCGTTGGCGTCAGCTGTTGCTTGTTGCAAACAAGAGACAGCAGCTACAGGAACAAGCAGAGCAACAGCATATGCTCCCTGTGGGCAGGGGAGCCGACCAGCTATCGCTGGCCCCCGATTGGCAGCTGGCTGCGTCCTCCGGGGCGCCCGCGCACGGAGGCTTGGGTGGCGGGATGGGTCCAGGACCCGCATCGGGGCGAGGGGACAGGTCTGCGTCTGAGGGCACTCAGCAAGGTCTTCCctcagaggcaggcgcaggggggggcggccCAGCGGTTGTTCTGCCCCCGCTGCaaatgcagcagcagccccaTCCGCAGCACCGCGGAGCGCCACcctctctgccgccttcgcggtgCTGGGTTTCCACAGGCAATACAGATGTCGCAGGCCATcacgcttcgccgtctctgcaCCACCCGTGGCGGGGGCAACCCGACCTCGCCGGTCCGCCTTCTCTGTTCAGTCAGCAGTCGCATCCGTggggaagcggcggcgaagcgagcaACGTACGCGGaactggaggaggagggcgcgggcccAATGGGGCAGCCCAGGGAGAAGATCCTCGAATGATGGGTCTCCATCCTTCTCTTCAGCCGTGGCGtcccggcggagacagaggctgTGGATCAGAGCGCTCAGGGACCGAAGATGACGGCGCACTTCAGCAGGGCGGGCCGCATCCCTCGGCTTTGCCGCGttctcttctccccctccaGCGGCCGGGGCCCGGTATGCAAGGCGGTATCCCCCCTGGAGTGGCTGGCGCGGGGCCGGGGGGCAGCGGCCCCGCAGGGGGCTGCCCGCCAGGCCcggggggcgccggcggtcCGAGGGGACTATAA
- a CDS encoding uncharacterized protein (encoded by transcript BESB_074360) produces the protein MGQKLTVEERRNIKREVYMLYPGLEQQLEMAFTCHDLQNEGKLPYTTLEPIIRHLLMQYGLIEYVTRFSDSAGCLDSSQVRAEMNEFGVSAGNMCCGSLLSLDDFKSLAVIWLRKILDSHADDQAVWMSKLKAEQEEQAEAYTRAMREFQDSFTQQHALYQQGLIEQQKQISDWNKLLEDAQKTQQNIYEQEMQRMEQAREKEAHAAEEAMKEQMDLISQYKEKLEKIAASDKSGKCFVYPAAATPYGACASAGAQEPTRRKRMKKEHQHRMCC, from the exons ATGGGGCAGAAGTTGACTgtcgaggagaggaggaataTCAAGCGGGAGGTGTACATGCTGTACCCGGGTTtggagcagcagctggagaTGGCCTTCACTTGCCACGACCTCCAAAATGAGGGCAAGCTGCCATACACGACGCTCGAGCCAATCATTCGCCATCTGCTCATGCAGTACGGCCTCATCGAATACGTTACCAGATTCTCGGACTCTGCAG GATGCCTCGATTCTAGCCAAGTCCGCGCAGAGATGAACGAATTCGGCGTCAGCGCGGGCAACATGTGCTGCGGATCGCTCCTTTCTCTCGACGACTTCAAGAGTCTCGCTGTCATCTGGCTTCGCAAGATTCTCGACAGCCACGCGG ATGACCAAGCCGTGTGGATGTCGAAGCTGAAGGCCGAGCAGGAGGAGCAGGCTGAGGCGTACACCCGGGCGATGCGCGAGTTCCAGGATTCCTTCACACAGCAGCATGCCTTGTATCAGCAGGGCCTGATTGAGCAACAGAAGCAAATCAGCGACTGGAACAAG TTGCTCGAGGACGCTCAGAAAACCCAGCAGAACATCTACGAGCAGGAGATGCAAAGAATGGAGCAAGCtcgcgagaaggaagcgcaTGCTGCCGAGGAGGCCATGAAAGAGCAGATGGATCTCATTAGCCAGTACAAGGAGAAGCTGGAGAAGATCGCCGCCTCTGACAAGAGCGGAAAGTGCTTCGTGTATCCGGCAGCTGCTACGCCGTACGGTGCCTGCGCTTCGGCTGGCGCTCAGGAGCCGACCCGAAGAAAGCGAATGAAGAAGGAACACCAGCACCGTATGTGCTGCTAG